The following are encoded in a window of Lacinutrix sp. WUR7 genomic DNA:
- a CDS encoding outer membrane beta-barrel family protein, giving the protein MKIKKKLILLFAFIPLGLFCQDFSINGKVLDANNTPISFANIVLLSKQDSTIVSGTSSNNSGSFFLNNVAPNNYILKTSFIGFNTYIQDVQVDKNINLATIILQESNQNLEEVSIVVKKPTVKKEVDRLVFNVANTALSEGNMMEVLRSTPGVLVIDNTIQIKSSTPTVYINDKKVHLSGEELAQLLEGSPANNIKSIEVITNPPAKYDASSGAVLNIVMGKNLITGYRGSVFTNYTQGVFPRSNVGTTNFYKTEKINVFANYSFTQSKINRESDEVVNFLENDAVSEKWTTDIDRNSWSKTHNFNLNLDYFFDDYNTLSFASNLLFLPYYKYKIKSNTEISENANNPLTSFKSDNLSRDRKHNLGFDLDYVHTFKNEAKLSLNTHYTVYNYNRKQDVFSDYFYQDTPNTTNAFNTKANQATDIYTSQLDYSATINETSSFSVGIKTSFITADSDITQFDVIGSNQTLNTDNSDAFNYNEDILAAYIGYNKKWKKWSLSTGFRIEETTIKGESPITNEENKQDYFKGFPVFNLKHQITDKVSATINYKRSVDRPSYQNLNPFAYYLNDNTIVTGNPNLQPAFVDYITLGTTINDMYTFEAYYKYMDASFLELPIQDNIENQIIYTPINLSNTVEYGFDFTTYFNVTKNWFLYFVTSFYNIQDLATLNGERLKTDSWSNYSVLSNDFSFLKDKSLTANLTFVYVGKNQQGFQTVDGRLATDLAIKKTILKKKATISLSAADLFNLQDFTVNAKYLDQNNSRYSNQDNRYIKLGFSYKFGNTILETNERTKSRKERDRLEK; this is encoded by the coding sequence TTGAAAATTAAAAAGAAACTTATTTTATTATTTGCATTTATTCCGTTAGGATTATTTTGTCAAGATTTTTCTATAAACGGAAAAGTTTTAGATGCGAACAATACACCTATTTCTTTTGCTAATATTGTTCTTTTAAGCAAGCAAGACTCTACTATTGTCTCAGGAACCAGTAGTAATAATTCGGGCAGTTTCTTTCTTAATAATGTTGCGCCTAATAATTATATATTAAAAACTTCATTTATTGGGTTTAATACATACATTCAAGATGTTCAAGTAGATAAAAACATTAACCTTGCCACTATTATTTTACAAGAATCTAATCAAAATTTAGAGGAAGTCTCTATTGTTGTAAAAAAACCAACCGTTAAAAAAGAGGTAGATCGTTTGGTTTTTAATGTTGCAAATACAGCATTAAGCGAGGGTAATATGATGGAAGTTTTACGAAGTACACCTGGTGTTTTGGTAATCGACAATACTATTCAAATAAAAAGTAGTACACCAACGGTGTATATAAATGATAAAAAAGTACACCTTTCTGGAGAGGAATTGGCACAACTTCTAGAAGGTTCTCCGGCGAATAATATAAAATCTATTGAGGTTATCACCAATCCTCCAGCAAAATATGATGCTTCTAGTGGTGCTGTTTTAAATATTGTAATGGGGAAAAATTTAATAACAGGATATAGAGGTTCTGTTTTTACAAATTATACACAAGGTGTTTTTCCAAGGAGTAATGTAGGAACAACTAATTTTTATAAAACGGAAAAAATTAATGTATTTGCCAACTATAGTTTTACACAAAGCAAAATAAATAGAGAGAGTGATGAGGTGGTTAATTTTTTAGAAAACGATGCTGTTTCTGAAAAATGGACTACGGATATTGATAGAAACTCATGGTCTAAAACACATAATTTTAATCTAAATTTAGATTATTTTTTTGATGATTATAACACCCTAAGTTTTGCTTCCAATTTATTATTTCTGCCATATTATAAATATAAAATTAAAAGTAATACAGAAATTAGTGAGAACGCTAACAACCCACTTACTAGCTTTAAATCGGATAACTTATCTAGAGATAGAAAACACAATTTAGGATTTGATTTAGATTATGTTCATACCTTTAAAAACGAAGCAAAACTATCTTTAAATACGCATTATACAGTTTATAATTACAATAGGAAACAAGATGTTTTTAGTGATTATTTTTATCAAGACACACCAAATACAACGAACGCATTTAATACAAAGGCAAATCAAGCTACAGATATTTACACTTCGCAATTAGATTATAGTGCAACAATAAATGAAACTTCTTCTTTTTCTGTAGGAATTAAGACCTCCTTTATTACGGCTGATAGTGACATCACACAGTTTGATGTAATAGGAAGTAATCAAACATTGAACACCGATAATTCCGATGCTTTTAATTATAACGAAGATATTCTAGCTGCTTATATTGGGTATAATAAAAAGTGGAAAAAATGGAGCTTATCTACAGGTTTCCGAATAGAAGAAACAACTATTAAAGGAGAATCTCCAATTACAAACGAAGAAAACAAACAAGACTATTTTAAAGGATTTCCTGTTTTTAATTTAAAACATCAAATTACAGATAAAGTAAGTGCTACTATTAATTATAAACGCAGTGTAGACAGACCTAGTTATCAAAATTTAAACCCTTTTGCGTATTATTTAAACGATAATACTATAGTCACTGGAAACCCAAATTTACAACCAGCATTTGTAGATTATATTACGCTTGGTACAACCATAAATGACATGTATACTTTTGAAGCGTATTATAAATATATGGACGCTAGTTTTTTAGAATTGCCTATTCAAGATAATATAGAAAATCAAATCATTTACACCCCAATAAACTTAAGTAATACCGTAGAATATGGTTTTGATTTTACTACTTATTTTAATGTTACCAAAAATTGGTTTCTTTACTTTGTAACCTCTTTTTATAATATTCAAGATTTAGCAACATTAAATGGCGAGCGTTTAAAAACAGACTCTTGGTCTAATTATTCTGTTCTAAGTAATGATTTTTCTTTTTTAAAAGATAAAAGCCTAACTGCTAACTTAACATTTGTATATGTAGGTAAAAACCAACAAGGTTTTCAAACAGTAGATGGTAGACTTGCAACCGACTTAGCAATTAAAAAAACGATTTTAAAGAAAAAAGCTACTATATCTTTATCGGCAGCAGATTTGTTTAACCTCCAGGATTTTACTGTAAACGCTAAATATCTAGATCAAAATAATTCCAGATACTCCAACCAAGACAATAGGTATATAAAACTTGGCTTTAGTTATAAATTTGGAAACACGATTTTAGAAACAAACGAGCGCACCAAATCTCGTAAAGAAAGAGATCGTTTAGAGAAATAA
- a CDS encoding sodium:proton antiporter, with protein sequence MLELAGIIILGILAQWVAWKFKIPAILPLILIGLLVGPIAAEFLSEDGTKWIEPIWNGEEGLFPGESLFYFVSLAISIILFEGGLTLKTSEIKNVGPVITKLITIGSLVTFFGAAVAAHYIFYLSWEMAFLFSGLIIVTGPTVITPILRNIPLKKDVSAVLKWEGILIDPIGALVAVLVFEFITVEGGGEFTKTAFIEFGKIVLFGFTFGFTFAHALNFIINKKWVPHYLLNVFALAAVLGVFVLADTFAHESGLLAVVVMGMVLGNSNSPYLKELLYFKESLSVLLISILFILLAANINMSDLYLIYNWNTAVLFAVVVFVIRPIGVFLSTRGSTLKINEKLFISWVGPRGIVAAGIASLFGLKLAKEGVPGAEYITPLVFMIVLGTVLLNATTARLFAKLVGVFLTKSDGILIIGAARVSRLLGHYLESHGRHVVLIDSNQNNINKAKELGLEAISTNIYSDSLMDNIELNDVGYLMALTGNTEINKYAINKFSKEFGENGSFRLVTQEEMNDGTNNPKEGLFSHTDDYNNLVTVAKNFPSIQEIDIENKEHYKSLIEITNTNKNIIPLFFKDDDGELHIISSYNTEIEDIGEHCQLVYLGKPFDVENVSLIPEKVGVS encoded by the coding sequence ATGTTAGAATTAGCAGGAATCATTATTTTAGGGATATTAGCACAATGGGTTGCTTGGAAATTTAAAATCCCAGCCATTTTACCCTTAATACTTATTGGTTTATTGGTAGGTCCTATTGCTGCAGAATTTTTGTCTGAAGATGGCACCAAATGGATAGAACCAATTTGGAATGGAGAAGAAGGCCTATTTCCTGGTGAAAGCCTATTCTACTTTGTCTCATTAGCGATTAGTATTATTCTTTTTGAAGGAGGTTTAACGCTTAAAACAAGTGAAATAAAAAACGTAGGACCAGTTATTACAAAATTGATAACTATTGGTTCTTTGGTTACTTTCTTTGGTGCAGCAGTTGCAGCGCATTATATTTTTTATCTAAGTTGGGAAATGGCTTTCTTGTTTTCGGGATTAATAATTGTTACCGGACCAACAGTAATTACTCCAATTTTAAGAAACATACCATTAAAAAAAGATGTTTCAGCAGTTTTAAAATGGGAAGGAATTCTTATAGATCCTATAGGAGCCTTAGTTGCGGTATTAGTTTTTGAATTTATTACCGTTGAAGGTGGAGGAGAATTTACCAAAACAGCGTTTATTGAATTTGGAAAGATTGTCCTTTTCGGATTTACCTTCGGATTTACCTTTGCACACGCTTTAAATTTTATCATCAATAAAAAATGGGTACCACATTACCTATTAAATGTTTTTGCATTAGCAGCTGTTTTAGGTGTTTTTGTCTTGGCAGATACTTTTGCGCATGAATCTGGATTACTAGCAGTTGTGGTTATGGGAATGGTTCTAGGAAACTCTAATTCGCCATACTTAAAAGAACTCCTTTATTTTAAAGAGTCTTTAAGCGTTTTGTTAATCTCTATTCTTTTTATATTACTTGCTGCAAATATTAATATGTCCGATTTATATTTAATTTATAATTGGAATACTGCAGTTTTATTTGCTGTCGTTGTATTTGTTATTAGACCTATTGGTGTATTTTTAAGCACTAGAGGTTCTACCTTAAAAATCAATGAAAAACTATTTATTAGTTGGGTTGGACCTCGAGGAATTGTAGCTGCAGGTATTGCGTCTTTATTCGGATTGAAACTAGCAAAAGAAGGGGTTCCTGGAGCAGAGTATATTACGCCTTTGGTTTTTATGATTGTACTTGGAACCGTTTTACTAAATGCAACAACAGCGCGTTTGTTTGCAAAACTAGTTGGTGTGTTTTTAACCAAATCCGATGGAATCTTAATTATTGGTGCTGCTAGAGTTTCTAGATTATTAGGACATTATTTAGAATCTCACGGAAGACATGTAGTATTAATTGATAGTAATCAAAACAATATTAATAAAGCAAAAGAACTAGGTTTAGAAGCGATAAGTACTAATATTTATTCCGATTCTTTAATGGATAATATAGAACTTAATGATGTAGGTTACCTAATGGCATTAACAGGAAATACAGAAATTAACAAATATGCTATTAATAAGTTTAGCAAAGAATTTGGTGAAAATGGATCTTTTAGATTAGTAACACAAGAGGAAATGAATGATGGAACTAACAACCCAAAAGAAGGCCTATTTAGTCATACAGACGATTATAACAATTTAGTTACTGTTGCAAAAAACTTTCCTTCTATTCAAGAAATTGATATTGAAAATAAAGAACACTATAAAAGTTTAATAGAAATTACAAATACCAACAAAAACATTATTCCATTATTCTTTAAAGATGATGATGGCGAATTGCATATTATATCTTCTTATAATACAGAAATAGAAGATATAGGTGAGCATTGCCAATTGGTGTATTTAGGAAAACCTTTTGATGTGGAAAATGTTTCACTAATTCCGGAGAAAGTAGGAGTTTCTTAA
- the lepA gene encoding translation elongation factor 4: protein MKNIRNFCIIAHIDHGKSTLADRLLDVTGSVTAREQQAQLLDSMDLERERGITIKSHAIQMDYTYEGEDYVLNLIDTPGHVDFSYEVSRSIAACEGALLIVDAAQSIQAQTISNLYLALENDLEIIPVLNKVDLPSANPEEVTDDIVDLLGCDPSEVIHASGKTGFGVENILKAIIERVPAPKGDPDAPLQALIFDSVYNTFRGIETYFRVFNGEIKKGQKIKFVATNKEYNADEVGTLKLTQVAKQSVKTGDVGYLITGIKTAKEVKVGDTITDFANPTTNIVEGFEDVKPMVFAGIYPVDTEDYEELRNSMEKLQLNDASLVFAPESSAALGFGFRCGFLGMLHMEIIQERLEREFDMTVITTVPNVSYNAFTNKYPDKPFIVNNPSDLPDPSTVNRVEEPFIKATIITKSDFVGNVMSLCIEKRGMIINQTYLTPVRVELTFEMPLAEIVFDFYDRLKTVSKGYASFDYHPIGMKVSKLVRLDVLLNGQPVDALSALIHADNAHNIGKKMCEKLKELIPRQQFDIPIQAAIGAKIIARETVKALRKDVTAKCYGGDISRKRKLLEKQKKGKKRMRQVGNVEIPQEAFMAVLKLND, encoded by the coding sequence ATGAAGAACATTAGAAATTTTTGCATTATTGCGCATATTGATCACGGAAAAAGTACACTTGCCGATCGTTTACTGGATGTTACTGGTTCGGTAACTGCTCGAGAACAACAAGCACAACTTTTAGATAGTATGGATTTAGAACGCGAACGTGGGATTACCATCAAATCGCACGCCATACAAATGGATTATACTTACGAAGGAGAAGATTACGTTTTAAACCTTATTGATACTCCTGGTCACGTAGATTTCTCTTATGAAGTATCTCGATCTATTGCAGCCTGTGAAGGCGCTTTACTTATTGTAGATGCTGCACAAAGCATACAAGCACAAACTATTTCGAATTTATATTTAGCACTTGAGAATGATTTAGAAATTATTCCTGTTCTTAATAAAGTAGATTTACCAAGTGCAAACCCAGAAGAAGTAACAGATGATATTGTAGATCTTTTAGGTTGCGATCCTTCTGAAGTTATTCACGCAAGTGGTAAAACTGGTTTTGGTGTAGAAAACATTTTAAAAGCTATTATAGAGCGTGTTCCTGCTCCTAAAGGAGATCCAGATGCGCCTTTACAAGCCCTAATTTTCGATTCGGTTTACAATACATTTAGAGGTATTGAAACCTATTTTAGAGTTTTTAATGGCGAAATTAAAAAAGGACAAAAGATAAAATTTGTTGCTACAAATAAAGAATATAATGCGGATGAAGTTGGTACCTTAAAACTAACTCAAGTAGCAAAACAAAGCGTAAAAACTGGGGATGTTGGTTATTTAATTACAGGAATTAAAACAGCAAAAGAAGTAAAAGTAGGAGATACTATTACCGATTTTGCAAACCCAACAACCAATATTGTAGAAGGTTTTGAAGATGTAAAACCAATGGTTTTTGCAGGTATCTATCCTGTAGACACAGAGGATTACGAAGAGCTTAGAAACTCTATGGAAAAATTGCAGTTAAACGATGCTTCTTTGGTTTTTGCTCCAGAAAGTTCTGCTGCTTTAGGTTTTGGTTTCCGTTGTGGTTTCTTAGGAATGCTTCATATGGAAATTATTCAAGAACGTTTAGAGCGCGAGTTTGATATGACGGTTATTACAACGGTTCCCAATGTATCTTACAATGCGTTTACAAACAAATACCCGGACAAACCTTTTATAGTAAATAATCCATCAGATTTACCAGATCCTTCTACCGTAAATCGTGTAGAAGAACCATTTATTAAAGCTACGATAATTACAAAATCGGACTTTGTAGGTAACGTGATGTCGCTTTGTATTGAAAAGCGTGGAATGATTATTAATCAAACATATTTAACACCTGTTCGTGTGGAATTAACTTTTGAAATGCCTTTAGCAGAAATTGTTTTCGATTTTTACGATCGTTTAAAAACAGTATCTAAAGGATATGCTTCTTTTGATTACCATCCAATAGGAATGAAGGTGTCGAAACTAGTACGTTTAGATGTCTTATTAAATGGGCAACCTGTAGATGCACTTTCTGCTTTAATACATGCAGATAATGCGCATAATATTGGTAAAAAAATGTGCGAGAAGTTGAAAGAACTAATTCCTCGCCAACAGTTTGATATTCCAATTCAAGCTGCAATTGGAGCAAAAATTATTGCAAGAGAAACCGTAAAAGCATTACGTAAAGATGTAACTGCAAAATGTTATGGTGGAGATATTTCACGTAAACGTAAACTTTTAGAAAAGCAGAAAAAAGGTAAAAAACGTATGCGTCAAGTAGGTAATGTAGAAATACCACAAGAAGCATTTATGGCTGTTTTAAAGCTGAATGACTAA
- a CDS encoding M28 family peptidase → MKYSILVIFLILLSSCKEDIATPEVSIEEDVAFLADDALEGRQTGTVGEQKAAEYIAKRFQDLGLHAKGTDGFFQTFSFKPKTDPHQEVNYTVKDGDSTITGTNVIAYIDNQAENTVIIGAHYDHLGYGAEGSLYRGERAIHNGADDNASGVAVLLNLAKRLMKGNINNNYLFITFSGEEMGLLGSNYFVKNPTIDTKKANYMINMDMVGRLKKDSTLAVYGVGTSPIFKQTLKANNNRFKLVQKESGVGPSDHTSFYNADIPVLHFFTGQHEDYHKPSDDTERLHFNGMQVISNYIYEIISDLDNNGKLPFRKTKNESEDVPRFKVGLGVIPDYLYDGKGMRIDGISEDKPAQKAGLQRGDVVVKLGDIEVIDMTTYMIGLSKFEEGDTTKVVVERDGKTVEAEISF, encoded by the coding sequence ATGAAATATAGCATTCTTGTCATTTTTTTAATTCTATTGAGTTCTTGTAAAGAAGATATAGCTACACCAGAAGTATCTATTGAAGAAGACGTAGCATTTTTAGCAGATGATGCTTTAGAAGGCCGACAAACAGGAACAGTAGGAGAGCAAAAAGCTGCGGAATATATTGCAAAACGTTTTCAGGACCTAGGTTTACACGCCAAAGGAACCGATGGTTTTTTTCAAACCTTTTCCTTTAAACCAAAAACAGATCCGCATCAAGAAGTGAATTATACCGTAAAAGATGGAGATAGTACCATTACTGGAACTAACGTAATTGCATACATTGATAACCAAGCAGAAAATACGGTGATTATTGGGGCGCATTATGATCATTTAGGTTATGGTGCAGAAGGTTCTTTGTATAGAGGAGAAAGAGCTATTCATAATGGAGCAGATGATAATGCAAGTGGTGTAGCAGTGCTGCTAAACTTAGCAAAACGATTAATGAAAGGGAATATTAACAACAATTACTTATTCATAACTTTTTCTGGTGAAGAAATGGGATTATTAGGTTCTAACTATTTTGTGAAAAATCCAACAATAGATACCAAGAAAGCAAACTATATGATTAATATGGATATGGTTGGTAGACTTAAAAAAGATAGTACACTTGCTGTTTACGGCGTTGGTACTTCGCCAATATTCAAACAAACTTTAAAAGCGAATAACAACCGATTTAAATTAGTGCAAAAAGAATCTGGAGTAGGGCCAAGTGATCATACTTCTTTTTATAATGCAGATATTCCTGTGTTGCATTTTTTTACGGGTCAGCATGAAGATTACCATAAACCATCCGACGACACAGAGCGTTTACATTTTAACGGCATGCAAGTGATTTCAAATTATATCTATGAGATTATTAGCGATTTAGATAACAACGGAAAACTTCCTTTTAGAAAAACCAAAAACGAAAGCGAAGATGTACCACGTTTTAAAGTTGGATTAGGCGTAATACCAGATTATTTATACGACGGAAAAGGGATGCGAATTGATGGAATTAGTGAAGACAAACCAGCACAAAAAGCAGGATTACAAAGAGGAGACGTAGTTGTAAAACTTGGAGATATTGAAGTAATCGATATGACAACATACATGATAGGATTGTCTAAATTTGAAGAAGGAGATACTACCAAAGTAGTTGTAGAAAGAGATGGAAAAACAGTAGAAGCCGAAATTAGCTTTTAA
- a CDS encoding PD40 domain-containing protein: protein MTKNYVLYILLAFSFVSCKKNTSKTGDATTGATKWVDSLIYPEETHFKNIRQVTFGGDNAEAYWSFDDKQLVFQSNNKDWNVECDQMFLMDADEIFKDKIPPMISTGKGRTTCAYFLPDNEHIIYASTHLGDDACPETPLRKNGKYIWPIYDTYDIFVADLEGNITEQLTNEKGYDAEPTVSPKGDKIVFTSTRNGDIDLYTMNLDGSDVKQITFELGYDGGAFFSPDGTKIIFRSSRPKTEEEIKEYKDLLAEGLVQPTEMELYICNADGSELKQLTDLGNANWSPFFHPSGKKILFSSNFESPRGFPFNLYLIDIDGKNLERVTHSTTFDAFPVFSNDGKYLVFSSNRNNGGGHDTNLFIAEWQD from the coding sequence ATGACTAAAAACTACGTACTATACATATTACTTGCTTTTTCTTTTGTTTCCTGTAAAAAGAACACTTCTAAAACAGGAGATGCTACAACGGGAGCTACAAAATGGGTGGATTCTTTAATTTATCCGGAAGAAACGCATTTTAAAAATATACGTCAAGTTACTTTTGGAGGAGATAATGCCGAAGCATATTGGAGTTTTGATGACAAGCAATTAGTTTTTCAGTCGAATAACAAAGACTGGAATGTAGAATGCGATCAAATGTTTTTAATGGATGCTGACGAAATATTTAAAGATAAAATTCCTCCAATGATTAGCACCGGAAAAGGAAGAACTACTTGTGCGTATTTTTTACCAGATAACGAGCATATTATTTATGCTTCTACACATTTAGGAGATGATGCTTGCCCAGAAACACCTTTACGTAAAAACGGAAAATACATCTGGCCAATTTATGATACCTATGATATTTTTGTAGCCGATTTAGAAGGAAACATAACCGAGCAATTAACCAATGAAAAAGGGTATGATGCAGAACCAACTGTTTCACCAAAAGGCGATAAAATTGTATTTACTTCGACTAGAAATGGCGATATCGATTTATATACTATGAATTTAGACGGAAGTGATGTAAAGCAAATTACTTTCGAATTGGGTTATGATGGTGGCGCTTTCTTTTCTCCAGATGGCACAAAAATTATCTTCCGTTCTTCTAGACCAAAAACCGAAGAAGAGATTAAAGAATATAAAGATTTATTAGCGGAAGGTTTAGTACAACCAACCGAAATGGAGCTTTATATTTGTAATGCTGATGGTAGTGAGTTAAAGCAATTAACCGACTTAGGAAACGCGAATTGGAGTCCGTTTTTTCACCCTAGCGGAAAGAAAATTTTATTCTCTTCTAACTTTGAATCCCCTCGTGGATTTCCATTTAATTTATACTTGATTGATATTGATGGTAAAAACTTAGAACGCGTTACGCATAGTACAACCTTTGATGCTTTCCCTGTATTTTCTAATGATGGTAAGTACTTAGTCTTCTCTTCGAATAGAAATAATGGTGGCGGACATGATACTAATTTATTTATTGCAGAATGGCAAGACTAA
- a CDS encoding universal stress protein, translating to MDKLTLLLKPFHTIGIGVTFSPNLKANVFEASRLALLFQSKLILIHVGEESSEKTEKFKSLLAPFISQSLEYDIVFKTGAPVDVILSVSIEKKVDLLILGALKQENFYKYYVGSIARKITRQAKCSLLLLINPSIERMPCSHVVVNGLKDPRTEKTIASAFYVANCLGAEKITIVEEITQDKRTIKVDDDKSLRKANIVKERLKLRETSRVNNIIKNIPEDHTKDIVIKSQPIFGTKGYSIGHYAQIARADLLIMNAPSKMTFWDRLFPHDIEHILTELPTDVLIIQ from the coding sequence ATGGATAAACTAACCTTGTTATTAAAACCTTTTCATACCATAGGAATTGGTGTCACCTTTTCTCCAAATTTAAAAGCGAATGTTTTTGAAGCATCCCGTTTAGCCTTACTTTTTCAAAGTAAACTAATCCTTATTCATGTTGGGGAAGAGTCTTCAGAAAAAACAGAAAAATTTAAAAGCCTATTGGCTCCTTTTATTTCGCAGTCTTTAGAATATGATATTGTTTTTAAAACCGGAGCCCCTGTAGATGTCATTTTATCTGTTTCCATTGAAAAAAAAGTGGATCTATTAATTTTAGGAGCTTTAAAACAAGAAAATTTTTATAAATACTACGTCGGTTCTATTGCTCGAAAAATAACGCGTCAAGCAAAGTGCTCTCTTTTATTACTTATCAATCCTTCTATAGAAAGAATGCCTTGTAGCCATGTGGTGGTAAATGGTTTAAAAGACCCTAGAACAGAAAAAACAATTGCTTCTGCTTTTTATGTAGCAAACTGTTTAGGTGCTGAAAAAATTACCATAGTAGAAGAAATCACACAAGACAAAAGAACCATTAAAGTAGATGATGATAAATCTTTAAGAAAAGCCAACATTGTAAAAGAACGTTTAAAATTACGTGAAACCTCAAGAGTAAATAACATAATTAAAAATATTCCGGAAGACCACACCAAAGACATTGTTATAAAATCGCAACCTATTTTTGGTACCAAAGGATATTCTATAGGTCATTATGCACAAATAGCAAGAGCGGATTTATTAATAATGAATGCACCCAGTAAAATGACCTTTTGGGATCGTTTATTTCCGCACGATATAGAACATATTTTAACCGAGTTACCAACCGATGTACTCATCATTCAATGA
- the dusB gene encoding tRNA dihydrouridine synthase DusB has translation MVKIGNIELPDFPLLLAPMEDVSDPPFRALCKEQGADVVYTEFVSSEGLIRNAAKSVMKLDIYEKERPVGIQIFGANLDSMLQTIDIVAESKPDIIDINFGCPVKKVVSKGAGAGILKDVCLMEQLTAEMVKRTNIPITVKTRLGWDHDSIRIVEVAERLQDVGCKAIAIHGRTRAQMYKGDADWKPIAEVKNNARMHIPVFGNGDVTSPERAMEMRDVYGLDGCMIGRASIGNPWFFKQVKHFFETGEHYRPINMQERVEAARRHLQMSIDWKGEILGVFETRRHYTNYFKGIPHFKEYRMKMVTSDASVDVFAAFDEVLEKFGDFQFTE, from the coding sequence TTGGTAAAAATAGGCAACATAGAACTTCCTGACTTTCCTTTATTGTTAGCACCAATGGAAGACGTAAGTGATCCACCTTTTCGTGCATTATGCAAAGAACAAGGTGCAGATGTGGTATACACAGAATTTGTTAGTAGTGAAGGTTTAATTCGTAACGCAGCAAAAAGTGTTATGAAATTAGATATTTATGAAAAAGAGCGTCCTGTTGGGATTCAAATTTTTGGAGCCAATTTAGATAGTATGCTGCAAACTATTGATATTGTTGCAGAATCTAAACCAGACATTATTGATATTAATTTTGGTTGTCCGGTAAAGAAAGTAGTTAGTAAAGGTGCAGGAGCAGGAATCTTAAAAGATGTCTGTTTGATGGAGCAATTAACTGCCGAAATGGTGAAACGTACCAACATTCCAATCACGGTAAAAACACGTTTGGGTTGGGATCATGATTCTATTCGAATTGTTGAGGTTGCCGAAAGATTACAAGATGTTGGCTGTAAAGCGATAGCTATTCACGGACGTACAAGAGCGCAAATGTATAAAGGAGATGCCGATTGGAAACCAATTGCAGAAGTGAAAAATAATGCTCGTATGCATATTCCTGTTTTTGGAAATGGCGATGTTACCTCTCCAGAACGCGCAATGGAAATGCGTGATGTGTACGGATTAGATGGTTGTATGATTGGTCGTGCTTCCATTGGTAATCCTTGGTTTTTTAAACAAGTAAAACACTTTTTTGAAACAGGAGAACATTACCGACCAATTAATATGCAAGAACGTGTGGAAGCGGCTCGTAGACATTTACAAATGTCTATTGATTGGAAAGGGGAAATCCTTGGTGTTTTTGAAACGAGAAGACATTATACCAATTACTTTAAAGGGATTCCACATTTTAAAGAATACCGAATGAAAATGGTTACTAGTGATGCATCTGTAGATGTGTTTGCTGCTTTTGATGAGGTGTTAGAGAAGTTTGGCGACTTTCAGTTTACAGAATAG